A segment of the Trifolium pratense cultivar HEN17-A07 linkage group LG7, ARS_RC_1.1, whole genome shotgun sequence genome:
TAGAGAGAAGGAGAAATACAACGAAGAGAATCGAGTCCATATCGGAGCGAGATCGTGAACGGAGCAAGACCGGAGCGAGATTGCAGCGAGAATGAGATCGGAGCGAGGTCGCAGTGTGAAGGAGATCGGAGCGAGGTCGCAGTGTGAAGGAGATCGGGAGCGGTTTCACCGTAGAGAGTAAAAGCGGTGTCGTGTTCTGAGATAACAATGAGATAGAGccttaaaacataaataaataagaatagtaataatttgttaaaaaaagtaatataaaattaatttaagtcGAATGGTGGCTAATATACTTGAAATTAACTAGTAAAACGTTTCGTAGCAAACGTTTGGTAGCAAATCacgtattttcttgtagtggatTAAGCATGGTCCATTTAGTTCAAACataattatataaatgaatacattttaattcaatttttggttGATTGTGTTTGTAGTCCAAGCAAAAATGGCTTTATTTTGAGAGTGATTACTGCTAtttgaaaaatgaattttagaATAATTATCAGCAAAGTCTTAAAAAGGGTCCGTATTCGCAATTTGGAGTGGGATACCATGGTTTTTGACGTGGGACATCTGCGAGGTTGGGGATAAAATCTCGTCCCCATCCCTTAACCTCCTCGGGGGGACTTTCTCCCCCATCGGGTCCCCAAACAAGGCAATATCTCCATTTACAGATCAAGTTGACATCCCTACTATAGACCTCCGCTCCCAATCACCCCTCACAACAAACAGTCTCACTCACTTCTCTCATTCATCCCTGCCCACTTGACACTGCAAATGAGCCATACTCAACACAAACATCAAAAGAAAACtgagaccatctccaatggtgtagtacctattaggtactcatggtacttattaggtactaccattggagcacaaaacattttagtacctaataggtaccacttctaatataagaactctctctttttttttatgggacccactttatttaatatattcaaaaaaatttaatttggcaatattattttaaattaaatttcaaattttaatgatgtggagttattgatggactcattttagaactttttaagaaatgctccattgaaggggttgagtacctattaagtactattattaaaaaaaataataaattgatgatgtgtctatgtgggaccatttaagtactcaaaaatgggGTGCTCCATTATGGATGCTCTGAAAATTGTTTCCCCCTTTTATGGAGAAACATATCGTTAACATGAGTCAAATTTATTACTCATGCATTGACATTTGTGTCATCATTCATAAGAAATAAAGTTTTCCTGTTTTTGGTTGCAGGCAAATGGTGGCCAGATTGATTGGAGGAAAGTAATAATTCAAAGTTATGAACAAACTGAAGCAGGTATTAAAACAAACTACTATGGACCAAAGGAATTAACAAAAGCACTTATTCCCCTTCTCCAGCTTTCAAGCTCCCCAAAAGTTGTCAATGTTTCTTCATCCATGGGAAAGTTGGAGGTATGTAACACTTAATAACTTTTGCTTCTTTGTTTGGTAGCTTATTTGGAAACttaacaaatgaaaaatatctAATAAATGATTTGTTCttttatataaacaaatgtTAGTCGTGGTTATCCCAATGTTAGTTTCTAGGGTTTGAACTCTGAACATCGTTCTTAAAACTTTTTCGGTGTCTCTTAGTTCACCAACCAAGTCAATGATTTGAACTGTGAACTCAAttcttcattaattttttttatatagacaattgttcattaatatttttttaataaatgtataGTAAATTAGTTTTCATAGTTTGAGCTTGATACATCTTCTTAAAACTCCTTTTTTTTCCCTTAGTTCACCAACCAAGTCAAAGGGTCCGATCTTTGGAAATTCTTCTTAAAAGTGTTCCGTTGTCCTATAGCTCACCAACCGAGCCAAAATTCGAACTCTGGACACTTTAAAATTCATGAATTAGATTTAAAGTATACGCTATTACTCTTCGCGATCTATTAGGGAATGTGAGATAATACTTTTTTCATGCAATTTTGTTTGTAGGGAATTCCAGATGGATGGCCTAAGGAAGTACTAAGTGATGTTGAAAACCTTACAGAGGAGAAAATTGATGAAGTTTTGAATCAATATCTAAAGGATTTTAAAGAGGGTTCATTAGAAAACAAAGGTTGGCCTATTAGTGAAATGTCTACATACATTATCTCAAAAATTGCTCTAAATGCCTACACAAGAGTTGTGGCTAGAAAGTATCCATCAATATGCATCAATGCGGTTTGTCCTGGCTTTGTGAAAACGGATCTAAACTACAATATAGGTTATCTAACACCTGATGAAGGCGCTGAATCGATCGTGAGGTTGGCATTGTTACCTATTGGTGGTCCATCTGGTCTCTTTTTCATTAGAAAGGAAGAGAAACCATTTTGATCAAGGATTATATACAGCGAATCATGGGCTGAAAGCGATCACACTGTATTTAAAATTTCTACTTGTTAGGCGCTTGAGAGAATAAAAAGTTTGCTTTGTTGTGTAGCTAGTTAATAGCGTTTAAAAACGCGATTAATTTAGTTGAATAGATGATTGTAACATAATA
Coding sequences within it:
- the LOC123896201 gene encoding (+)-neomenthol dehydrogenase-like gives rise to the protein ITTNKLQTQICISSLSISIAEATKRYAVVTGSNKGIGFAVCKQLASEGITVVLTARDQNRGLEAVQKLKQLSLPGLVLFHQLDVTDLVSIRSFVDFIHNQFGKLDILVNNAGISGAHVDGEALADAKTAANGGQIDWRKVIIQSYEQTEAGIKTNYYGPKELTKALIPLLQLSSSPKVVNVSSSMGKLEGIPDGWPKEVLSDVENLTEEKIDEVLNQYLKDFKEGSLENKGWPISEMSTYIISKIALNAYTRVVARKYPSICINAVCPGFVKTDLNYNIGYLTPDEGAESIVRLALLPIGGPSGLFFIRKEEKPF